The following proteins come from a genomic window of Trifolium pratense cultivar HEN17-A07 linkage group LG4, ARS_RC_1.1, whole genome shotgun sequence:
- the LOC123882069 gene encoding 26S proteasome non-ATPase regulatory subunit 6 homolog, whose translation MASEGEESQQPQLILADKLFLLKQSDVQDIDKVRFREDVFNFVKEHDMVKLYKTLVADSVLDVDQSLLDSMRAKIDDELKKLDEKIADAEENLGESEVREAHLAKSLFFIRIGDKEKALEHLKVTETKTVAVGQKMDLVFYTLQLGFFDMDFDLISKSIDKAKSLFEEGGDWERKNRLKVYEGLYCMSTRNFEKAAELFLDSISTFTTYELFPYDTFIFYTVLTSIITLDRVSLKQKVVDAPEILTVIGKIPHLSEFLNSLYDCQYKSFFSAFAGLTEQIKLDRYLHSHFRYYMREIRTVIYSQFLESYKSVTIEAMAKAFGVSVDFIDVELSRFIAAGKLHCKIDKVAGVLETNRPDAKNALYQATIKQGDFLLNRIQKLSRVIDL comes from the exons ATGGCATCAGAAGGAGAAGAATCTCAGCAGCCACAACTCATTCTCGCCGACAAGCTCTTCCTCCTCAAACAATCCGATGTTCAAGACATTGATAAAGTTCGATTCAGAGAAGATGTTTTCAATTTCGTTAAGGAACATG ATATGGTTAAGTTATACAAAACCCTAGTTGCTGATTCCGTTTTGGATGTGGATCAGTCCCTTTTGGACTCTATGCGTGCTAAAATTGACGATGAACTTAAGAAGCTTGATGAAAA GATTGCTGACGCTGAGGAAAACTTGGGCGAGAGTGAAGTCCGTGAGGCTCACTTGGCAAAATCCTTGTTTTTCATCCGGATTGGGGACAAG GAGAAAGCCTTGGAACATCTCAAGGTAACAGAAACCAAGACTGTTGCAGTGGGGCAGAAGATGGACCTGGTGTTCTATACATTGCAGCTTGGTTTCTTTGACATGGATTTTGATCTCATTTCCAAAAGCATTGACAAAGCTAAAAG CTTGTTTGAAGAAGGTGGTGATTGGGAGAGGAAGAACCGTCTGAAAGTGTATGAAGGCCTCTACTGCATGTCCACTAGAAATTTTGAGAAGGCTGCCGAATTGTTTTTGGATTCTATTTCAACTTTCACGACCTATGAACTTTTTCCGTATGACACCTTTATATTTTACACCGTTTTGACAAGCATCATAACATTGGATAGAGTTTCCTTAAAGCAAAAG GTAGTGGATGCTCCTGAGATCTTGACAGTGATTGGCAAAATCCCACATCTTTCAGAGTTTTTGAACTCCTTATATGACTGTCAATACAAGTCTTTCTTCTCAGCATTTG CTGGCTTGACGGAGCAAATTAAGTTGGATCGCTATCTGCATTCACACTTCCGATACTACATGAGAGAGATTAGAACTGTTATCTATTCTCAGTTTTTGGAATCTTACAAGAGTGTGACCATCGAAGCCATGGCAAAAGCATTTGGAGTGTCGGTGGATTTCATTGACGT GGAGCTATCACGGTTTATCGCAGCTGGAAAACTTCATTGTAAGATCGATAAAGTTGCAGGCGTTCTCGAAACAAACCGCCCTGATGCCAAGAATGCTTTATACCAAGCAACTATTAAGCAAGGGGATTTCTTGTTGAATAGGATCCAGAAATTGTCGCGTGTGATTGATCTCTAG
- the LOC123882070 gene encoding GATA transcription factor 15-like: MVVDQSGKGSEGEDSNPNTVVSSENSPKKICADCGTSKTPLWRGGPAGPKSLCNACGIRSRKKKRAILGISKGNNEEGTKKGKKSNSGSGGSKVGDNLNMKQRLLNLGKEVFMHRSHWKKLGEEEQAAVLLMSLSYGSAVYA; the protein is encoded by the exons ATGGTGGTTGATCAGAGTGGAAAG GGATCAGAAGGTGAAGATTCAAACCCTAACACCGTCGTTTCATCCGAGAACAGTCCAAAGAAAATCTGTGCTGATTGCGGTACTTCCAAAACTCCTCTATGGCGTGGTGGACCTGCAGGACCAAAG TCACTGTGTAATGCTTGCGGGATCAGGagcaggaagaagaagagagcGATTTTGGGAATAAGCAAAGGAAACAACGAAGAAGGAACAAAAAAGGGGAAAAAGAGTAACAGTGGTAGTGGTGGAAGCAAAGTTGGGGATAATTTGAACATGAAACAGAGATTATTGAATTTAGGGAAAGAAGTGTTTATGCACAGATCGCATTGGAAGAAATTGGGAGAAGAAGAACAAGCGGCGGTGTTATTGATGTCTCTATCTTATGGATCTGCTGTTTATGCCTAA
- the LOC123882071 gene encoding extensin-2-like produces the protein MKTITLFIRVVFILTNVCLHLATPDHHLKTTSKEQIQCTMCAACDNPCNQVPSPPPPPPPSSTNNCPPPPPPPTSSGGGSSGGYYYSPPPPSHSYTYSSPPPPSSTGSGGGGGGGTYYYYPPPSNRYYGPTPPPPNPIVPYFPFYYYSPPPPSAASPLSPSLFNPIVLSSSFLLLLI, from the coding sequence ATGAAAACAATAACATTGTTCATAAGAGTTGTGTTCATACTCACCAATGTCTGTCTGCATTTAGCAACACCAGATCACCACCTCAAAACCACCTCCAAGGAACAGATCCAGTGCACAATGTGTGCTGCTTGTGATAACCCTTGCAACCAAGTTCcatctccaccaccaccaccgccacCTTCATCAACAAACAACTGTCCTCCCCCTCCACCTCCACCTACTTCCTCCGGTGGTGGATCAAGTGGTGGTTACTACTACTCTCCACCTCCACCGTCTCATTCTTACACTTACTCTTCTCCACCTCCACCTTCATCCACCGGCAGCGGCGGAGGTGGAGGAGGTGGTACTTACTATTACTATCCACCACCTAGTAACAGATACTACGGtccaacaccaccaccacctaaTCCGATTGTTCCTTATTTTCCTTTCTATTACTACAGTCCACCGCCCCCTTCCGCCGCGTCTCCTTTATCTCCCTCTCTCTTCAATCCAATTGTTCTCTCATCATCTTTCTTGCTTTTGTTGATTtga
- the LOC123882073 gene encoding COBRA-like protein 7 has product MISRLPSLIVVLATIILSTTSFTDAQTDGLSCNGIFISYSTSTALRLPPNVTDPKKQPYRFDSTLTVVNNGLDELKSWKVFIGFQHNEFLVSASNAVIADGTTLPAAVGNGTVLAGFPMTDLKTAVETAGDWSQMRTQIKLLGTVFGVAPPAIPLPSSIKLTNDGFICGKATGEVLEEDEAKVCCTRDPKFKGSITTDEKFLPRQNGDLTIMYDVIRSYDSNYWAEVAITNHNTLGRLDNWRLSWDWMYGEFIFSMKGAYPSVVDSSGCIFGKQGTFYKELDFANVLNCERRPTIIDLPPTKFNDTDIGKIPSCCRNGTILPPSMDPSKSVSRFQMQVYKMPPVLNRSELSPPQNWKISGSLNPDYKCGPPVRVSPTETPDSSGLPLNKTVMASWQVVCNITTAKGTSNKCCVSFSAYYNESVIPCKTCACGCPRNVPRTCSTTAPAMWLPSQALLVPFENRTAQAVAWANLKHLPLPLPMPCSDNCGVTINWHLLTDYNKGWSARVTLFNWGETNFADWFAAVQMDKAAAGFEKMYSFNASSLEIDGVNNTIIMQGLEGLNYLVGETNGADPRRDPRVPGKQQSVISFTKKTTPGISVVRGDGFPTKVFFNGEECSLPSVLPTSSASRKGFPYATLMLLPLLLFVFML; this is encoded by the exons ATGATATCGCGATTACCGAGTCTCATCGTCGTTTTAGCAACAATCATACTTTCAACGACGTCGTTTACCGATGCACAAACCGATGGACTATCCTGCAACGGCATATTCATCTCTTACTCTACCAGCACCGCACTACGTCTTCCTCCGAACGTCACCGACCCAAAGAAACAACCATACCGATTCGATTCGACGTTGACTGTAGTCAACAACGGTCTCGATGAGCTCAAGTCATGGAAAGTCTTCATTGGATTTCAACACAACGAGTTTTTAGTTTCCGCTTCCAATGCGGTAATCGCCGACGGTACTACCCTCCCCGCCGCCGTTGGAAATGGAACTGTTTTGGCTGGATTTCCTATGACTGATTTGAAGACTGCTGTTGAAACTGCTGGTGATTGGTCTCAGATGCGGACTCAGATCAAGCTTCTTGGTACTGTTTTTGGGGTGGCGCCGCCGGCAATTCCGTTGCCGTCTTCCATCAAACTCACTAATGATGGGTTCATTTGTGGGAAAGCCACCGGTGAAG TATTAGAGGAAGATGAGGCTAAAGTGTGTTGCACAAGAGATCCAAAGTTCAAAGGAAGCATCACTACAGATGAAAAGTTTCTGCCTCGTCAGAATGGTGATCTTACTATTATGTATGATGTGATCAGATCTTATGATTCAAATTACTGGGCAGAGGTTGCTATTACTAACCATAATACTCTTGGAAGGCTTGATAATTGGAGGTTGAGTTGGGATTGGATGTATGGTGAGTTTATATTTTCAATGAAAGGTGCTTATCCGTCTGTTGTGGATTCTTCTGGTTGTATCTTTGGTAAGCAAGGTACATTTTACAAGGAACTTGATTTTGCTAATGTGTTGAATTGTGAGAGGAGACCTACCATTATTGATCTTCCTCCTACTAAGTTCAATGACACTGATATTGGGAAAATTCCTTCTTGTTGCCGGAACGGTACTATATTGCCACCATCTATGGATCCAAGTAAATCTGTTTCAAGATTCCAAATGCAGGTATACAAAATGCCGCCTGTGCTTAACCGGTCCGAGCTTTCACCGCCTCAAAACTGGAAGATCAGTGGATCACTTAACCCCGACTACAAATGCGGTCCTCCGGTTCGTGTTAGTCCTACTGAGACTCCAGATTCTAGTGGGTTGCCATTAAACAAAACTGTAATGGCAAGTTGGCAGGTTGTGTGTAACATTACAACAGCCAAGGGAACATCAAATAAATGCTGTGTCTCATTTTCAGCTTATTACAATGAATCAGTTATTCCATGCAAAACATGTGCATGTGGATGCCCCAGGAATGTGCCAAGAACATGTAGTACTACTGCACCTGCTATGTGGCTTCCCTCACAGGCACTCCTTGTTCCTTTTGAGAACCGAACTGCTCAGGCTGTTGCGTGGGCTAATCTGAAACATCTACCACTGCCACTACCAATGCCCTGCAGTGATAATTGTGGTGTGACCATCAATTGGCATTTACTTACAGATTATAATAAAGGATGGAGTGCAAGGGTCACACTTTTCAATTGGGGTGAGACTAATTTTGCAGACTGGTTTGCTGCTGTGCAAATGGACAAAGCTGCTGCAGGTTTTGAGAAAATGTATTCATTCAATGCAAGTTCCTTAGAGATAGACGGCGTGAATAATACGATAATAATGCAAGGTTTGGAGGGATTGAACTACCTTGTTGGAGAAACAAATGGAGCTGACCCTCGGAGAGATCCTAGAGTGCCTGGCAAACAACAGTCAGTAATCTCATTCACAAAGAAAACTACTCCTGGAATCAGTGTTGTTCGTGGTGACGGGTTCCCCACTAAAGTTTTCTTCAATGGGGAAGAATGCTCTCTTCCTTCTGTACTCCCAACTAGCAGTGCTTCCAGGAAGGGATTTCCCTATGCTACTTTGATGCTTCTACCATTGTTGCTATTCGTCTTCATGTTGTAA